The Candidatus Delongbacteria bacterium genome includes a region encoding these proteins:
- a CDS encoding AIPR family protein has translation MKNNVLELKFKVSSFRKIPNPYYTLTDGDKTPEMYIMICDIHDVPNDIPMNTNPREQNLKTNVAKKIKDSLLEPAKLDFYLLNRGLLLSADTVTYDNTNNVVNISFTDLDVHGNVDGGHTYTIIKEFRDQIDKNQQFVKIEVLTHIESIFESLAAARNTSVQVKDKSIAELEKRFELIKDAFKTESFYHDISYKENQNKRIDVSVLLAILNLFNIDRYQDMKNYPINSYSSNKQCVDIYINESKNNEQDENKNPYVKMKPIMVDIVKLYDMLESNMAKYYKGEDNGIKKYGAVTGVVTRKPGKPRFTSKFYETDMEYVSPNGFIYPVLGAFRALVHEEDGIYKWKKNPFKILENVGSILVGNTVNMSRSLGNNPNATGKNTNLWQVLYMTVKMQVMSEL, from the coding sequence ATGAAAAACAATGTATTAGAATTAAAATTTAAGGTTTCTTCGTTTAGGAAGATTCCAAATCCGTATTACACATTAACTGATGGGGATAAAACTCCAGAAATGTACATTATGATTTGCGACATACATGATGTACCGAATGATATTCCTATGAATACAAATCCTAGAGAACAAAACTTGAAGACAAATGTAGCTAAAAAAATAAAAGACTCTTTGCTAGAACCGGCGAAACTTGACTTTTATTTGCTTAATCGAGGTTTATTGCTTTCCGCTGATACAGTTACATACGATAATACCAATAATGTTGTAAATATTTCATTTACTGATTTAGATGTTCACGGAAATGTTGATGGTGGACATACATATACTATAATAAAAGAATTTCGTGACCAGATAGATAAAAATCAACAGTTTGTAAAAATTGAAGTTTTAACCCATATTGAATCTATTTTTGAATCTTTAGCTGCTGCTAGAAATACATCAGTACAAGTTAAAGACAAATCTATTGCAGAACTTGAAAAACGATTTGAGTTAATTAAAGATGCGTTCAAAACAGAGTCATTTTATCATGACATTTCTTACAAGGAAAACCAAAATAAGAGAATTGATGTATCTGTATTACTAGCTATATTAAATTTATTTAATATTGATAGATATCAAGATATGAAAAATTACCCTATTAACTCATACAGCAGTAATAAACAGTGTGTTGATATATATATTAACGAAAGTAAGAACAATGAACAAGACGAAAATAAGAATCCATACGTTAAGATGAAGCCAATCATGGTTGATATTGTAAAACTATATGACATGTTAGAATCAAATATGGCAAAATACTATAAAGGTGAAGATAACGGAATTAAAAAATATGGAGCTGTTACTGGAGTTGTGACTAGAAAACCTGGAAAACCTAGATTCACTTCAAAATTTTATGAAACAGACATGGAGTATGTATCACCAAATGGTTTTATATATCCAGTGTTGGGTGCATTTAGAGCACTTGTACATGAAGAAGATGGTATCTATAAATGGAAGAAAAACCCATTTAAGATTTTAGAGAATGTAGGATCTATACTTGTTGGAAATACAGTGAATATGAGTAGAAGCTTAGGAAATAATCCAAATGCAACTGGGAAAAATACTAATCTATGGCAAGTATTGTATATGA